The DNA window CGCGTCTTAacttattgagttttaattttctcatttgactTAAATAGTCAGATATCTTTCTCAAAATgcgtgaatttttaaaaattaaaaaaggacaAACCTAATTTCGAAGATTGAACTgtcgcactctaacttactgagtgtggcAATTTATCTCCTCGAAATAAGTGAAtcttatcatccaattcattttattcgaatttttttaaaggattatattctaaaatcttttcaaaatttcgacattaagacattaaacaatcaattcggtaccaattttaggcgtcacgaaggtgctaacccttcctcgtgcgtaactgactcccgaacctgttttctcaaaattcgcagacctaaaattattttcaatgtgatccgatcacaccacaataaaatatcggtggcgactcccatttttattttttaataagtcgataactaaattttttatttttaaaaaatagtttcgacaatgTTACCGTTATAAAATGAGATTGATATCAATCGTAACTCAAACTTCACATATATAATCTTTACTGTTACCAACTCTCACTGCTTCACTGAGATTACCATCATACTCTACTGACATTTTATCTAAAAATACttcatataaaaacccatccTTTAAAATATTACCACTTCCTTGTTATTTTACCATTAgcttacaaaataataatttcctAAAAAACCTACTATATATTCTTTGTTAATATCTCCAAGATTAAGATCCGACTGTTAAATAAATAGTAATGTTTCTGATACAAAGTATATGCACAATTTCTTTCCTATCTTGAATAGTTCTAGTAATTCTATCTATTTGTTTAGTAACTTAACCTACTAGATTGATGTCAACTAACTTGTGACACCaaacccttaaaatatttaatatttgtacAGATACATCAACTAACTTGTGACACCAAACCCGTAAAAGACTTGATATTTGTACAGATACATAGACCTTGGCTCAAAGGGATTACATCAGAAgaaatatttttatgattaagAATCAACCACAAAACTGTTCATACAAGTTGCAAAGTGGGAGAACCACTTTCCTACATTGAGGATGAGACAAAAGACTATATACAAGAATGGTTGAGTACTAGGCTTATCCATTTTTGTGTCCCAATAATAATAGGATAGacttttatagatttaatgaacaTTGTACTTACCCTGTACCAAATGGAAGAAAAGCAACAAATATTTAAGGTCAACCCTTTCTTTTCTCCAAGTGCCATAACATATATGCTATATCGGTTTTTGATGGGATTTTACCATTATTAACCTTTTTGCCTATTTGACACGGACAAATGCAATACCAATTTTGAGTCTAGGGAAGGAAACAAAAATAGGATAACAAATGTCACTATCTTAACAATATCTATATGAATTGAAAAGAGATCTAATTGCTTCAACAAAATAATCAGATTCCAATATCCTCAAACGTGAGTCAAACACCAACCACAGTCCAATAGTACAGGGCAATTGTAGTAACAGGAATGATAAACCTTAGTGACACCGACCTGGGTCCATGTGAGAGGATTGATGATGACTTGGCTCCTTCAACGAGGAAGCAAGAATCTCCTGTGTAAAATTTTAGCCCCGACTCTACCTCACCACACTTCCATGAGAGCGCTTTGTAGCTCCGGCTTCCATACCTATCCGCACATTCAACTATCGCTGTCAAAAGTAAAATATACAAAGCACAAAATTAGCACAATAATTACATGAACAAATTGACAACAGCCCAAGATACGATCCATTCCAACAAATTGAACAAATTGGCTTACTCTATCAGGTGTCAAACAATCATCATTTGATTTATCTACACACAAGTCCAAACATAGCAAGAACAGGTCTAAGTTTACAACTTCACCAATACATCTTTCACTTaacaattgaatcaaaagtatCCAGTAATGTGACAGCCTATGTAATCTCTAATATTCGGAAAGTTGAAATATAGTACAAAAATGAGCCTATTGAATCTAATACGGGTTAGAGCCTTGCTGTGCACTGTAATTGTGGTAAGCACTTGGTGGAGCATTGAAGTTGGCGTAAGGCCCTTGCTGAGAATTTAGTGGATAGGGGCTTTGCTGCACAGTCAAATTATGATATGGGCCTTGATGAGCTTGCCTGTTTGAATAGTTCTGTTGAGCACTCACATCTTGATAGGGGCTATATTGAGCACTCATTTTCTGATAGGAACTTTGGTGGATGTTCGTATTTGGATATGAATCCTGTTGTGCATTCATGCTTTGTCCAGAAGAAGCCATGAACGACTGAAAAATGCTCTGAGCACTTGTATGCTCAGAAGATCCACGGAACTCTTCAAAGTCACCAGTTTGAGGATCATCAAGCTTTAGGGTTGCCCTTGAAACCTACACTTCGCAACAAAAACAAGTTAGCAAATCTTATACCTTCCTTTAACATTGCGCTTGACCTGAAAAAGGTATCCTCCAATATATAACATACTAATTCATACaatttttctttccattcaaTAACAACCATGCAACACCCAACACTGATAAATGATGCATCGATGCTACACTTCCCACAACAAGAAATCAAGGATTTACAGTGCATTCCTTTCACTAAACATTTAAGAAGGTACCATTTTGAAACAATATTGTGCCACCATTCCTACTGAAAAAAAAAGCCACCAATGGAAAAACAAAGCCAGAAACTTCAATAGATCTTTAACTTGTTCATTTTTTGAAGTGCAATCTCCAAACTATACCAGGTCCAGGTTATGGTATCCCAAATTCAGAATTATTACCTCACTACTACTAAAAACAGTACTTCCTCTGATGCCTACTGCAGAACTTGACACAGTTTCCGGAACTTTAGCTTCAACAGCACTGTTCATATTTGAGTTTCTGCAACAACAGAATCCAACAAACCGAATCCATTAAGTTAAACATGAAAATTAGACCAAGAAAGTTTTGATAACACCAGTACCTAGCAGCAGCTGGAGGAACAGAAAAATTCTGAGGTTCATAGTCATACACATGTGCACCACCACCCTTCAGAATAGCATAAAGAACACTTTTAGCTATTTAACCAAATCATAAGACATCTTGAAAATCCAAAGCTTGAAAACATGCACCAAGGAAAACTATCCTCTTGACAAATCAACATTCTCAACAAAGTACTAAAAAATAGGAAATAATGTCTTTCatcagattttaaatttttaaataaataagaatcTGACCTGTAATAGTTATTAGATGTAGAACTCAATGGAAGGCCCAACCCCAAGAAAGATTAGAAATCATCAATTAAATGTATCAAACTAAACTATAAAAGACATCTTGAAAATCCAAAGCTTGAAAACATGCACCAAGGAAAACTATCCTCTTGACAAATCAACATTCTCAACAAAGTACTAAAAAACAGGAAATAATGTCTTTCatcagattttaaatttttaaataaataagaatcTGACCTGTAATAGTTATTAGATGTAGAACTCAATGGAAGGCCCAACCCCAAGAAAGATTAGAAATCATCAATTAAATGTATCAAACTAAACTATAAACCCCATGAAAGGGTAGGATTACTTTCAAACTTGTATGTAAGACCAAACAAACAATAAGAAGCCAAATAAAACTAGGGCAGATCATAAGAACTTACATAATATATAGGTTACTCTAAAGTTTGAATTCCATTTATCTATTGAATAAAATTCATATCCTAAATTAGAAGTTATATTAGAAGTATAGTGATGTCTTAGAATTATTTACCAAGAACCAAACAAATACAAATAAAAGCTAGgggtcttaatttttttttcacatgtTTGGAAAGAAGTGAATGACAAGCTCCTTTAAGATTTAACATTCacttttcttttaaattgttaGCCCTAACTTCAAAGGTTTGGATCCTCAACTGAGGGCCAGTTTACCATTGAGGTTGAAAAGTGCTGTGAAAAGGTGCTTCAGAAAAGTTTAAGTGCTTTCGGGAagataaaatgtctattttaaacATGAtgataaaaaggtaattttattgAGAAGCACTTTTCTAAAAGCCAAAAGCtaaatttttggctttttggctTGCCTTAAAATCCCAGTTTAAAATCAGGTTTGGTTTGAAAAGCTGCTTGTTTGggttgaaaagtgcttttgaatcTCAACGGTAAACACACCCTTAATCaaactaatatatattataacaacTTCATAATTTATCAACAAATAAATCACAGAATCCATACAGATGAAGCAAATAAAACACACTATCTAATtagaaatttatattataaactaggggtgagtgttcgattgaatcgaatgaaaaaagtttgagttaatcgagttgacaagttttcatttatcatcataactccatttgaaatttttttttaaatcgagttgaGTAAAATGAAAATTGAGTTGAGTTGAATCGATTAAAATTGTTCGAgttagattaaataaaaaaaaattaaacatgtcaaattaaaatcttgttacaatataattaattCCATACTAGAGCagataaatttgaaaccatatattgTTGAAAACTCTATCAAAGCAAAATAAGAGGAAAAAAaaggatattttagtatgataaacttgaataattaatttacttatttaggtaataaaaaatattattttagaaattttttattttttatatattctttagattttttaatatttttaaaatttttataatttttttaaaaatataaattttggaattttcataaatactttgaattttaaaaattattgtgaatttttttttgtaattttttttgaaaaagagacaaatttgctcattttcagaATTAATAGGGACCAAAAATGTATTTACACCAATATattatttgagttaatcgaattgtaaaattcaactcgactcgaacttGAAACTCGAATAAGTTATTCAAGATTACTTGAAAAAACcaaataactcaattcaattaactcaaaattcaattttttttttattttttcaagtcaaatcgagttttgctcacccctattaGCAGTTAGAACCAGACTTGTTAAACAATGAAAGCTAAGGTTGGAAAAAGCTATCTTTTGACCGAATGAACCCATTGATTTTATTCAGTCAACAAACTTAACTCAAAATGACTTTGACTCGTAATAACTTAAGACCTAAAATGACTTGAACTAAAATCAACTTGAACCTTTTAGATTGagtatgaattttattattttctcacatttaaatttcaaattttgattaaaaaaatgataaatacaataaattttattatcagaAGGAAATGCCCAAACATAAGTAGCTTGGAATTTAAAATGATCCAAACCTAAAATGCCAAAACCAACTCACACATACCTGAAACGATCCAGAATATCAATTCACTCAATACGACCCAATCCCAACCCTCCCAATCACCAAAAACAGTTAAGTGCATAATTATGGTTTCAACTCTAGAAAGATAAAGCCTTAAGTAACTAAAGCAAAAGAAGGGAACATAAATTTGATAAAGAAATATACCCTGAAAGATTCAAATCCACCAGAGTAGCCTGGCCCAATTGTAGCAGCTGGTGGTGGACCATCAGGCATGTTTCTTGCAGGACCGGATACACGGACAGACCCAACAGAAGCAGGTTCTGCTCCAGCATTCACATCTCGCAATGTTCTTACTCTAAGCCTTGAAGCAATCTCAGCCAAAGCATCCTTAGTGACACCAAAATTGCCAGATATCtgaatggaaaaaaaaacaaattacttTACATAAAAACAAAGctgaaatattgaaaatattagacCTTCTGGAATTGAATTGGACAAATACAGAAATACCCTTGGTGATAAATATGTTTTCAACAAGATTACCTGTACTAGCTCTTCATCTTCATATGCACACTTAGGCTTATCATCCTTCGAGCATACACGAATATCTGCCTGGGTTCTCCTCCTCATCTCATTGATTACATGACCTCCTTGCCCAAGAATGCACCCGACCTTGCTTGATGGAACAAGCAACCTAGTAGTAATTGTACCTTTCTCAGATGATTCACTAGTTTTATTCTGAAGCTGTAGAATGGCATCTATTGTATGCGATCTAGGGTTCCCAAGAGCCTAGAATAATAAATGGACAAGCATAAGcattttttttaagtataaaaaGAGTACAAAGTTGAAGGCAGGAGCAACTAGTTGACAAACAAAAAGggtaaaatatgttattttatttttcctcaaaGGAATGAAGCTAGAGTCAAAATAAAATACCTCAATTCCAGAGACACAAATTACTCGCTCATCTGACTCCGTTGCTGCATCTTCAACATGAATGCCTGCTCCTGTTTCCTGCTGTAACTGTTTAACATTAAAGCCACCCTTGCCAATTACACCACCAATCTTCCCAGCTGGGCACaaaattttcattgaaaactCAGCTGAAGCTTCAGCACCACCTGCTGGAGGAATACTGCTGAAGCTACCTGGCCCAATTCCAGATAGCCGGTTTCTATGAGCACTCATCCATGGCATTGGTGGACTATCATGAGGAGAAAAATTTCGATGCGACCACATTGAATTGCTCGGTGGAAGAGCACTAGGAGGGAAATTCTGGCTTGAATGTGGCACAGAGAAGCTCAAAGGAGGCTTGTCTTTCCGTGGATTTTGATGCAAAAGAGTGGAAACTTCATATAGAGCTCTCTTTGTGACATCTCGTTTTCCTGATATCTGCAGTAAGTTCCAAAAACTAAAGTTTTTaaggaattaaaagaaaacataaaatagcAAGAAACTATCTTCTAACAACAGTTTTTCAGATATCAAACCATGAATGGTTAAGGACAATACCTCTCATTTTCCCGAAATTTGCagtaaattacaaaaaatacaGCTTGTAGGAATTGCAAGAAATTTCAAAATAGCAAGAAACAACTACTGACAACAGTTTTTAGAGATCAAACCACGAATGGTGAAGGAAAATTTCTAATCCAGAAGCACCTACAGGCTTTGCATCCAGCAACTAGGAAAATACAcaataaatgagaaaaaaaaaagcttgaaacaaagGACAAGGATTTCAACACATCATAGCATTAAAAAAAATGACGAGAAAGAGCAGCCAACGTAAATCTTTGACTTCCCACTGAAACAATCTACTGACAACTATTTGACAATCAGAAATATAGGCTGACAAACTACATCCAAAGCCTTCCCAGTGAATCAAAACTCAATAACACGTAAGACCAACTTCAAAAATTTATATGCCGCTCACATCAATGCAAAAAGTGCAGATAAAAGGGTAATGggccaaaataaaaatatccttCAAAAAGGTGCTATTTTCTGTACCATCTCAGCTTTAACCTCACTCCACTCACCGCTCATGCATGTATGGGCCCATCCTTTGCTTCTTCAGCCACTTGACCAAAAGCATGCAAGCTTTCAAAACGAATTTTCCATAGGCAGCATAAAACTTTGAAAAACAAATTTGAATATTCTTCCTTGCTAAACACAATAAAAATGTTCAAACAGATTCATTCAACCTGTAGATACAAAGGCATGACACATCTTCAAACAAGCAATGGCCAGCAATCTGGCCAGCTGCTTGAAAAGCAAGGTTAGTCAAGGGCAGCCTATACGAACCAGTAAACCTGCAACCCACAGTACAGATTCACAAGGTTGGATTCAGTTAGAAATCCATCAAGCTTTGACACATTATGAAGAAAAATATGTTAAAGCTTTCTTCTACCCCAAATCACCATCTTGTCTAGCACAAAAAGCAAAATTTATTATGTTCCACTAGTAATATTTGTATTACATCTCATCATGTACATgtacaaaatcatatataactTATGTCAATCCATCTTCAATAATCCCATTAAATTCAACATATTACCATTAATGTGTACATAAATGATAGAGACCCAAAACAAAGTAACGGAGCTAATAACTTAGCTAAAGACCTTGAGCACTAAGAACCTGTAACCgaaaaaataacttttatgagAGTTTCAAATGCAGCTACTAATCCTTAGTTTGTATGACTTGCTTCAGGCTACAGCAAGCTCAAACCTAAATAAGTGAAAGTCACTCTCAATATCGTAACCCCAACCACCAGAAAATATTAGTCCACCTGCCAATAGGACGGAAGACACGTGGCTTGGTGGAACAAAAAGGTCTGATCCTTATGATCATATATGCAGCTAATTAACTGATTCTTTCTGGTCAAAAGATGCAAAAGTGTAGCAACCAATCAGTTGTTACGTTCAGGCAACTATGTTAAGAAAGAAGGATATGCCTACATTGCCACTTGAGCAATGATCTCTCATACTAGAACTTGAAAAATCCTCCTCATCATAAGTCATTTCTTCAAAGAAAAACCCTATCCAATAAGAAACTGACTCAAAAAAGATATAAAGGATGTTTATATAAGCACATGAATGAGACCCACATGTCAACCCAGGATAAACACAGACAGTATAGATAACTCAATATCACAATATACAATCCTCTGAAAGGAAATCTTTCTCATATATCATCCTCACACTTCCTGCCTTAAGTCACATTTTCAGAATATTCGAGGCCATCCTCTCTCCATGAAAATGGAGATGGACCAAAAGGTAAATTCCAAAGGCCTAACTGTTCGAAGATAGCAGTTCATTCGACTACAAGTTAGCAGTTCAAACATCAATTTTAGAGCATTGAAGCAGCATAATATAGGTAGTAATACTTTTAAGTCCTAAATTAGAGCTTCAATTAGCATTCACAAAACATTGAAGCAGTAacagatttgaattgaaattcaaataaatgtgaaaagtTCTTATAAGAGAAAGGGAATTCAACATTTTAGCCATTCAAGAAGATGTATGCAAGGGCTCTTTAATGTTTTAGCATGCTGATTTCTCAGTCAAACacatacaataaata is part of the Gossypium hirsutum isolate 1008001.06 chromosome D11, Gossypium_hirsutum_v2.1, whole genome shotgun sequence genome and encodes:
- the LOC107916676 gene encoding KH domain-containing protein HEN4 isoform X1, yielding MDGRKRNFFRKQMNTPFKRKGVNNNNSSNNNNNNNNRKLKLGVNSSPEQFSGNLNPGDTVYRILCPSRKIGGVIGKGGNIVKALRQETRAKITVGDSVLGCDERVVVIYSSPSKVKEHNSDEDYGGDNEKEVPMEPCCAAQDALLKVHDRIVEEDLFGGIVSDDDNGNAVVTARLLVPNNMVGCLLGRGGDVIQRLRSGTGATIRVLPADHLPACAVATDELVQISGKRDVTKRALYEVSTLLHQNPRKDKPPLSFSVPHSSQNFPPSALPPSNSMWSHRNFSPHDSPPMPWMSAHRNRLSGIGPGSFSSIPPAGGAEASAEFSMKILCPAGKIGGVIGKGGFNVKQLQQETGAGIHVEDAATESDERVICVSGIEALGNPRSHTIDAILQLQNKTSESSEKGTITTRLLVPSSKVGCILGQGGHVINEMRRRTQADIRVCSKDDKPKCAYEDEELVQISGNFGVTKDALAEIASRLRVRTLRDVNAGAEPASVGSVRVSGPARNMPDGPPPAATIGPGYSGGFESFRGGGAHVYDYEPQNFSVPPAAARNSNMNSAVEAKVPETVSSSAVGIRGSTVFSSSEVSRATLKLDDPQTGDFEEFRGSSEHTSAQSIFQSFMASSGQSMNAQQDSYPNTNIHQSSYQKMSAQYSPYQDVSAQQNYSNRQAHQGPYHNLTVQQSPYPLNSQQGPYANFNAPPSAYHNYSAQQGSNPY
- the LOC107916676 gene encoding KH domain-containing protein At4g18375 isoform X2, translating into MDGRKRNFFRKQMNTPFKRKGVNNNNSSNNNNNNNNRKLKLGVNSSPEQFSGNLNPGDTVYRILCPSRKIGGVIGKGGNIVKALRQETRAKITVGDSVLGCDERVVVIYSSPSKVKEHNSDEDYGGDNEKEVPMEPCCAAQDALLKVHDRIVEEDLFGGIVSDDDNGNAVVTARLLVPNNMVGCLLGRGGDVIQRLRSGTGATIRVLPADHLPACAVATDELVQISGKRDVTKRALYEVSTLLHQNPRKDKPPLSFSVPHSSQNFPPSALPPSNSMWSHRNFSPHDSPPMPWMSAHRNRLSGIGPGSFSSIPPAGGAEASAEFSMKILCPAGKIGGVIGKGGFNVKQLQQETGAGIHVEDAATESDERVICVSGIEALGNPRSHTIDAILQLQNKTSESSEKGTITTRLLVPSSKVGCILGQGGHVINEMRRRTQADIRVCSKDDKPKCAYEDEELVQISGNFGVTKDALAEIASRLRVRTLRDVNAGAEPASVGSVRVSGPARNMPDGPPPAATIGPGYSGGFESFRGGGAHVYDYEPQNFSVPPAAARNSNMNSAVEAKVPETVSSSAVGIRGSTVFSSSECRFQGQP
- the LOC107916676 gene encoding KH domain-containing protein HEN4 isoform X3; the protein is MEPCCAAQDALLKVHDRIVEEDLFGGIVSDDDNGNAVVTARLLVPNNMVGCLLGRGGDVIQRLRSGTGATIRVLPADHLPACAVATDELVQISGKRDVTKRALYEVSTLLHQNPRKDKPPLSFSVPHSSQNFPPSALPPSNSMWSHRNFSPHDSPPMPWMSAHRNRLSGIGPGSFSSIPPAGGAEASAEFSMKILCPAGKIGGVIGKGGFNVKQLQQETGAGIHVEDAATESDERVICVSGIEALGNPRSHTIDAILQLQNKTSESSEKGTITTRLLVPSSKVGCILGQGGHVINEMRRRTQADIRVCSKDDKPKCAYEDEELVQISGNFGVTKDALAEIASRLRVRTLRDVNAGAEPASVGSVRVSGPARNMPDGPPPAATIGPGYSGGFESFRGGGAHVYDYEPQNFSVPPAAARNSNMNSAVEAKVPETVSSSAVGIRGSTVFSSSEVSRATLKLDDPQTGDFEEFRGSSEHTSAQSIFQSFMASSGQSMNAQQDSYPNTNIHQSSYQKMSAQYSPYQDVSAQQNYSNRQAHQGPYHNLTVQQSPYPLNSQQGPYANFNAPPSAYHNYSAQQGSNPY